Proteins found in one Paenibacillus dendritiformis genomic segment:
- a CDS encoding glycosyltransferase family 2 protein, producing MQYIFYGTAVTFLVFQLLYTIIPLLCSKVKKLNPDLAEKSISVLVPAYNEELTIKNCIDAMTGLHYANYEIIIINDGSKDATFARLDELLELEPDDREPDNKLDYKPIKGFYRSRRYPRIFVIDKLNGGKADSLNAGIDCAASDIVITLDADSMLEANALKYVNQYFHQDDVIALGGTVKIVQGAEKQNGVIVERFRGRGLIKSQIINYIHGFYVRKLTQSVFNSIVVISGAFGAFYKDILVQVNGFRSTVGEDIDITLKIHEYMKANQLKKKLVYAPEAVCYTECPENLPNFYKQRIRWQKAFVDCILIYWSKLSHKFSSGVSVFFAIDGFMLGTFSAFTTLFYLSQALIAGGNVIHALIFLLISLVFNAAQILISLYLCKKFGSTYSFKDYVKMFLFSQYELLTYRNLLLYINIAGTFKYFDNDEGWGFVERKGVAAISQNIAAGSN from the coding sequence ATGCAGTACATTTTTTATGGAACAGCTGTTACGTTTCTGGTGTTTCAACTTCTGTATACGATCATTCCGCTGCTGTGCAGCAAGGTGAAAAAGCTGAATCCCGATCTTGCTGAAAAGTCGATTTCGGTGCTCGTTCCCGCTTACAACGAGGAGCTTACGATCAAGAATTGCATTGATGCCATGACGGGCCTGCATTATGCGAACTATGAAATCATCATCATTAACGACGGTTCCAAGGACGCCACCTTCGCCAGGCTGGACGAGCTGCTGGAATTGGAGCCGGATGATCGGGAACCGGACAATAAGCTGGATTATAAACCGATCAAGGGATTTTACCGTTCCCGGCGGTATCCCCGGATTTTTGTCATCGACAAGCTGAATGGCGGCAAGGCGGACTCCCTCAATGCGGGCATCGATTGCGCTGCGTCAGATATCGTCATTACGCTGGATGCGGATAGCATGCTGGAAGCGAACGCGTTGAAATATGTGAATCAATATTTTCATCAAGACGATGTGATTGCACTGGGCGGCACGGTCAAGATCGTCCAGGGAGCAGAGAAGCAGAATGGCGTCATCGTCGAGAGATTCCGGGGCAGGGGGCTCATTAAGAGCCAAATTATCAATTATATTCACGGCTTCTATGTCCGCAAATTAACGCAATCCGTTTTTAATTCGATTGTTGTCATTTCAGGCGCATTCGGCGCTTTTTACAAGGATATATTGGTACAAGTGAACGGGTTCCGCAGCACGGTGGGGGAAGACATCGACATTACATTGAAAATCCATGAGTATATGAAGGCGAATCAGTTGAAGAAAAAGCTGGTGTATGCGCCGGAAGCGGTCTGCTATACCGAATGTCCGGAGAATCTGCCGAACTTCTACAAGCAGCGCATCCGGTGGCAAAAAGCATTTGTCGACTGCATTTTAATTTACTGGTCGAAGCTGTCGCACAAATTTTCCTCCGGCGTAAGCGTGTTTTTTGCGATCGACGGATTTATGCTGGGCACCTTCTCGGCGTTCACGACGCTATTTTATTTGTCCCAGGCTCTCATCGCAGGCGGAAATGTCATTCATGCGCTTATTTTTCTGCTGATCAGCCTGGTGTTCAATGCGGCCCAGATCCTTATTTCCTTATACTTATGCAAAAAATTTGGCAGCACTTATTCTTTCAAGGACTATGTGAAAATGTTCCTGTTCAGCCAATACGAATTGCTTACTTACCGGAATTTGCTGCTCTACATTAATATTGCCGGCACGTTCAAATATTTCGACAATGATGAAGGCTGGGGCTTCGTCGAGCGCAAAGGCGTCGCCGCGATTAGCCAGAACATCGCTGCCGGATCAAATTAA
- a CDS encoding acyltransferase: MSSVFHNKRILYVDILRILSIIAVIILHFTAELLTSSNDFNTSSWWISNLFNSISRFAVPVFFMISGAMILRTEIRSYPEFYKKRVVPLLIPLVSWSLIYGLYNQYYILQSKMNAYEFVLDFGYRLLTDRTYVHLWFLYAIIAIYMTVPLISKLIKTCSERDLRYYVLLWFIVSIAYRFISDAVFRATDQYINIPIMNIPFFMGFLGYFILGYYLFHYDLPLRAKNIVFNLGIVSFFLSPVATYFVSQRSGVLDEMFYGNYSITTFFMAAGMFIYFKEKEERISEKVNHKIQKLISSLSKASFSIYLIHLLIEMLVSGRTEVQATVLEAAISLLVNIAVIFSISYITVKVLNLNKVVTYVLFGGRG, translated from the coding sequence ATGAGCAGCGTTTTTCACAATAAACGGATTTTATATGTAGATATATTGCGGATTCTGTCTATTATCGCCGTCATTATTTTGCATTTTACCGCGGAATTGTTGACCAGCTCGAATGATTTCAACACCTCCTCATGGTGGATCAGCAATCTGTTTAATTCGATCTCGCGCTTTGCCGTTCCGGTATTCTTCATGATTAGCGGGGCGATGATTCTGAGAACCGAGATCCGATCCTATCCGGAGTTCTATAAAAAGAGAGTCGTCCCCTTGCTCATACCGCTTGTGAGCTGGTCGCTCATTTATGGCTTGTATAACCAATACTATATTTTACAAAGCAAGATGAACGCCTACGAGTTCGTGCTGGACTTCGGCTATCGGCTGCTGACGGACAGAACCTATGTGCATTTGTGGTTCCTGTATGCCATTATCGCGATTTACATGACAGTTCCCTTAATCAGCAAATTAATCAAAACTTGCAGTGAGCGGGATCTGCGATATTATGTGCTGCTGTGGTTTATCGTCAGCATCGCGTATCGGTTCATCTCCGATGCCGTCTTTCGCGCTACGGATCAATATATCAACATTCCGATTATGAACATCCCGTTTTTCATGGGGTTTCTGGGCTATTTTATTTTGGGATATTATCTCTTTCATTACGATCTTCCGCTGCGGGCGAAAAATATCGTGTTCAACCTCGGCATTGTCTCCTTCTTCCTGAGTCCGGTGGCGACATATTTTGTATCGCAGCGGAGCGGCGTGCTGGATGAGATGTTCTACGGCAACTATTCCATCACCACCTTCTTCATGGCGGCAGGCATGTTTATTTACTTCAAAGAAAAAGAAGAGCGGATCAGCGAAAAAGTGAATCATAAAATCCAGAAATTAATCAGCTCGCTCTCCAAGGCCAGCTTCAGCATCTATTTGATCCATTTGCTGATCGAAATGCTGGTGTCCGGCCGAACGGAAGTGCAGGCGACGGTGCTGGAGGCGGCGATCAGTTTGCTCGTCAATATTGCAGTTATTTTTAGCATCAGCTACATCACCGTCAAGGTGCTTAATCTGAATAAAGTGGTCACATACGTACTATTCGGCGGAAGAGGGTAG
- a CDS encoding glycoside hydrolase family 18 protein: MKVNLLTKCFIVVLLAGMGLYFYQISSAEDRKVTAVYVEAWKDYKNIKLSDKNVDIAFIAFAKIDGTNIYFHEDGTTNDQIKENIKKLKEHNPKTKMVLAIGGYGADGFSDASLDGNRYLFTESIINMVKELELDGVDIDWEYPAFHAWNTQKARPEDTQNFTSLMKELREKLYRLPHPKNKKYLLTFASGTQDWYFQNVEVKKVEKYVDYINVMTYDFTGRWSDTTGYNSNLYPDRGNKAKHSIDQVITMYLDHEIDSKKLLLGVPAYSYGWKDVKSKTDGAFSPGKPIDIDNTDLSYKTIEKSYLNKNGYKRYYDDHAKTAYLYNGNTFISYEDKEALAEKVKYIKAKELGGAMVWEYSQDAEDGIVKFLGEKLNK, encoded by the coding sequence ATGAAAGTGAACCTGTTGACGAAATGCTTTATTGTTGTGCTGCTGGCCGGCATGGGCCTGTACTTTTATCAAATCTCGAGCGCGGAGGATCGCAAAGTCACGGCGGTCTATGTGGAAGCGTGGAAAGATTACAAAAATATCAAGCTGTCGGACAAAAATGTGGACATTGCGTTTATCGCCTTTGCCAAGATCGATGGCACGAATATTTATTTTCATGAAGACGGAACGACCAATGACCAGATCAAAGAAAACATTAAAAAGCTGAAAGAGCATAATCCGAAAACCAAAATGGTATTGGCGATAGGCGGCTATGGCGCGGATGGCTTCTCTGACGCTTCCTTGGACGGCAACCGCTACCTGTTCACCGAGAGCATTATCAATATGGTGAAGGAGCTGGAATTGGACGGTGTCGATATCGATTGGGAATACCCGGCGTTCCACGCTTGGAATACGCAGAAGGCACGCCCCGAGGATACGCAAAATTTTACGAGTCTAATGAAGGAATTGCGAGAGAAGCTGTACCGGCTGCCGCACCCAAAGAACAAAAAGTATCTGCTCACCTTCGCTTCCGGCACCCAGGACTGGTACTTCCAAAATGTCGAGGTCAAAAAAGTCGAAAAGTACGTCGATTACATCAACGTGATGACCTACGACTTCACTGGCAGATGGTCGGACACGACCGGGTACAACTCCAATCTGTATCCGGATCGCGGCAACAAAGCCAAGCACAGCATCGATCAGGTCATCACGATGTACCTGGACCATGAGATTGACAGCAAAAAGCTGCTGCTCGGCGTCCCTGCCTACTCCTACGGCTGGAAGGACGTGAAGAGCAAGACGGATGGCGCCTTTTCCCCCGGCAAGCCGATCGATATCGACAACACGGATCTCAGCTACAAAACGATCGAGAAATCTTACTTGAACAAAAACGGCTACAAGCGCTACTACGACGATCATGCCAAGACGGCCTACCTCTATAACGGCAACACCTTCATCAGCTATGAGGACAAAGAAGCCCTGGCGGAAAAGGTGAAATACATCAAAGCCAAAGAGCTGGGCGGGGCGATGGTCTGGGAATACTCGCAGGACGCGGAGGACGGGATTGTGAAGTTTTTAGGGGAGAAGTTGAATAAGTGA
- a CDS encoding helix-turn-helix domain-containing protein, with product MGKKVVVKIADLTTKHGISLRELSRLADVRHAALSELSNGKRANINFAHIEKIADALGIDDIREIIDLIEENDDISY from the coding sequence ATGGGCAAAAAAGTGGTAGTAAAAATTGCTGATCTAACCACAAAACACGGAATTTCTCTGCGGGAATTGTCCCGCTTAGCAGATGTCCGCCATGCTGCGCTAAGTGAACTGTCGAATGGCAAACGCGCAAACATCAATTTCGCCCATATCGAAAAAATCGCCGACGCGCTGGGCATCGACGATATTCGGGAGATTATTGACCTCATCGAAGAAAACGACGACATTTCCTACTAA
- a CDS encoding MrcB family domain-containing protein, with protein sequence MTLPVELQNIFKVKQKSYKMVLILALLSEMKELGQSKVPFVQVRERFLGMLQERERHGQRVDVPPLSVGAQWKEIKVSQLHTIIDNPLNALSHILERDKLEQTLGFKPDLLSQWSEQVLDELRQYTERELEEFYQEPDHGWSLREALQHVMANYLQAKTEQFKGNHLGNMVRRTIPSELKGFSFIYEQLKVQGSVGQGNWANIPWIAIMDSRVTRTTQRGEYIVYLFAEDMSAVYLTFMQGVTIPLRDYGKVEGYKYLRHRVEELREQLPLIRMNKDDNIQLTSGGLGYDYQVSTVAYYRYDRDQLPDDEQLIADLQNVVANYRQYVEEQMNQEQIIYDETEEDQEHIEKPLIVADELQRIQAYIRHKGFSYPENLIANFYLSLKTKPFVILAGVSGTGKTKLVKLFAEALGATVGNQQFTLIPVRPDWNDPSDLIGYKDLSGSFRPGPLALALEEALKPQNCHNPYFICLDEMNLARVEHYFSDVLSVLETQEWQADRIVTTRLLQPEMLLQEEERARFSNLHIPENVYLVGTVNMDETTHPFSKKVLDRANTIEFNYIALDQYPDLEESAELLVEHSVSNIFLRSEYLQLVDVYHEHREFVQLVTEKLVRINQILEPIHAQIGFRIRDSVCFYMIYNKQFGLMSEDEAFDHQLLQKILPRIQGSSMSIKRALLLLMKEALGTDFSINELMEDSSPLYLQQDWAQARYPRSARKLGFMLGRLEEDGFTSFWLC encoded by the coding sequence ATGACTTTACCAGTTGAACTCCAGAATATTTTCAAGGTCAAACAAAAATCATATAAAATGGTCCTAATCCTAGCATTGTTGTCAGAGATGAAGGAATTAGGTCAAAGTAAGGTGCCGTTTGTTCAAGTTAGAGAACGCTTCTTAGGTATGTTACAGGAACGCGAACGACATGGCCAGCGTGTAGATGTGCCACCATTAAGTGTGGGAGCCCAATGGAAAGAAATAAAAGTGAGTCAACTCCATACGATTATCGATAATCCCCTTAACGCGTTATCCCATATCCTTGAGCGTGATAAATTAGAGCAAACGCTAGGATTTAAGCCTGATCTACTCAGTCAGTGGAGTGAGCAAGTGCTTGATGAGCTTCGGCAATATACTGAACGTGAATTAGAAGAATTTTATCAAGAACCTGATCATGGCTGGTCCTTACGAGAAGCCCTTCAACACGTCATGGCTAATTATCTACAGGCTAAGACAGAGCAGTTCAAGGGTAACCATTTAGGCAACATGGTACGTAGAACGATTCCAAGCGAGTTAAAAGGATTCTCGTTTATCTATGAACAATTAAAGGTTCAAGGCTCAGTTGGACAAGGGAACTGGGCTAATATTCCTTGGATTGCAATTATGGATAGTCGTGTAACCAGGACCACGCAACGTGGAGAGTACATTGTGTACCTTTTTGCGGAAGATATGAGTGCAGTCTATTTAACATTTATGCAAGGGGTTACGATTCCTTTACGGGATTATGGGAAGGTAGAAGGTTATAAATATCTTCGACATAGAGTTGAAGAATTACGAGAACAATTACCTTTGATAAGGATGAATAAAGATGACAATATTCAATTAACATCAGGCGGTCTTGGCTATGACTACCAAGTGTCCACTGTCGCGTACTACCGCTACGATCGAGATCAACTTCCTGATGACGAGCAACTCATAGCCGACTTACAAAATGTTGTTGCGAACTACAGGCAATACGTGGAGGAGCAAATGAACCAAGAGCAAATAATTTACGATGAAACAGAGGAAGACCAGGAACATATTGAAAAGCCTCTCATCGTCGCTGATGAGCTACAACGTATTCAGGCGTATATTCGCCACAAAGGCTTCTCCTACCCTGAAAACCTTATCGCGAACTTCTACTTATCTTTGAAGACGAAGCCGTTTGTTATTTTGGCAGGGGTGTCAGGTACAGGAAAAACGAAACTCGTAAAGCTGTTTGCAGAGGCGTTAGGAGCAACAGTAGGCAATCAGCAGTTTACGCTTATTCCCGTACGGCCGGATTGGAACGATCCTTCTGATTTGATAGGCTACAAGGATTTGTCTGGATCGTTTCGTCCGGGACCACTTGCTTTAGCGTTGGAAGAAGCGTTGAAGCCTCAGAATTGCCACAATCCCTATTTTATTTGCTTGGATGAGATGAACCTGGCACGGGTAGAGCATTACTTTAGTGATGTACTTAGCGTGCTAGAGACGCAGGAATGGCAAGCCGATCGCATTGTAACAACGCGCCTTCTTCAGCCGGAGATGCTACTGCAGGAGGAAGAACGGGCTCGCTTCAGTAATTTACATATACCTGAAAACGTCTACTTGGTTGGAACGGTGAACATGGATGAGACGACACATCCTTTTAGTAAAAAGGTTTTAGACCGGGCCAATACCATCGAGTTCAACTATATTGCTCTCGATCAATACCCTGACCTTGAGGAATCGGCTGAGTTACTTGTAGAGCATTCTGTATCCAATATTTTTCTGCGTAGCGAGTATTTGCAGTTAGTTGATGTCTATCATGAACATCGAGAGTTCGTTCAGTTAGTCACAGAAAAGTTGGTCCGAATCAATCAAATTCTCGAGCCCATTCATGCACAAATCGGTTTCCGGATTCGGGATTCGGTATGCTTCTATATGATTTATAATAAGCAGTTCGGATTAATGAGCGAAGACGAGGCTTTTGACCACCAGTTGCTGCAAAAGATTCTTCCCCGAATTCAGGGTAGCAGTATGTCGATTAAGCGTGCACTGCTTTTGCTCATGAAGGAGGCATTAGGGACGGACTTCTCAATCAATGAACTTATGGAGGATTCATCCCCATTGTATCTGCAACAAGATTGGGCCCAAGCACGTTATCCACGGAGTGCACGGAAGCTAGGCTTCATGTTAGGGAGGTTAGAAGAGGATGGCTTCACCTCATTCTGGCTCTGTTAA
- a CDS encoding restriction endonuclease-like protein has product MASPHSGSVKEVVELLRIETNLFTLYIQGKPFHPTVETLQLHRNSQQEWVDSYVHVTASSQIQVEGIHLYSPVDGEMRLWQEGDAWVPLFYETQAYELVVEKKGDLPLTFYHEHLQLREAVRPLGSRILSGILRFTNEIGLTELELQLYGEMLVCIQLEIFPSKLDYKHDYLLILNDVNAQISNLAFDFLRKTFHFSGLKETKHQSLTEFFVILRQLFTQMLEAVGRIQAAPHTKLQSEYMKVEAARIRRADKGNAAYVAKHPHLLQQASANGIISIHDKRYNPSHLLEQRRRVSFDTPENRFVRWVFLRMEQKLKQIRVSLLNMQRTHDEHLLRRLDQMHNQIRRVIQQDFLQVGEMKHMSLSLVLQMASGYREVYRYYLMLMKGLSIQTDLFRLSVKDLAQLYEYWCFLKIHHLLSEKYELIQQDIIKVNRGGLFVTLDRSRKATVKYRNPRNGEEFTLYYNALPAGEVSKTLSQRPDTVLTLKKSDSPTEYKYIFDAKYRLNPAYEGTPYWSKYKQPGPEEEDINTMHRYRDAIVYEDPANQTYERSMFGAYVLFPYANEEKFQHHRFYKSIDLINIGALPFLPNATKLVEKFLDEIIEDSPEKAYERSTRPRGTDQYYREKLSGKNVLVGALGRTAKQQLEASLTNHHYHVPLQQITDHRQLTQIEYVALYQSMKQFGSEAGIRYYGRVQEWKVLPRREILYIQSSRGVADELYVLFTVEQWEKREQPIVPGGHYVYHALFTAKPLFDRACEVAELRLESEADIRLWREARRQGNAKVKLDQEPADLATKVTQVIQED; this is encoded by the coding sequence ATGGCTTCACCTCATTCTGGCTCTGTTAAGGAAGTCGTGGAGCTCCTACGGATTGAAACGAACTTGTTTACTTTGTACATTCAAGGGAAACCATTTCATCCTACGGTAGAGACGCTCCAACTGCACCGTAATTCTCAGCAAGAGTGGGTGGATTCATATGTTCACGTTACCGCTTCTTCGCAGATTCAAGTTGAAGGCATTCATCTGTATTCCCCCGTCGATGGAGAAATGCGACTCTGGCAAGAAGGTGACGCTTGGGTACCACTCTTCTATGAGACACAAGCTTATGAGCTAGTTGTAGAAAAAAAGGGTGATCTACCGCTTACGTTCTATCACGAGCACCTTCAGCTACGTGAGGCAGTCAGACCGTTGGGGAGCCGTATTTTGTCAGGTATTCTACGGTTTACGAACGAAATTGGACTCACCGAGTTGGAACTTCAATTGTATGGAGAAATGCTGGTGTGTATCCAGCTCGAGATTTTCCCTTCCAAACTGGATTATAAACATGACTACCTGCTTATTTTAAATGATGTGAATGCTCAAATTTCGAACCTAGCGTTTGATTTTTTGCGTAAAACATTTCATTTCAGTGGTCTCAAGGAGACGAAGCATCAGAGCTTGACTGAGTTTTTCGTTATCCTTCGACAGTTATTTACACAAATGCTGGAGGCAGTAGGGCGCATACAGGCTGCCCCACATACAAAGCTTCAGAGCGAGTACATGAAAGTAGAGGCGGCTCGGATAAGAAGGGCAGATAAGGGGAATGCAGCATATGTAGCGAAGCATCCTCACTTGCTGCAACAAGCTAGTGCGAATGGAATTATCTCTATTCATGACAAACGTTATAACCCTTCGCACTTGTTGGAGCAAAGGCGGCGGGTATCGTTCGATACACCTGAGAACCGATTTGTCCGATGGGTGTTCTTACGAATGGAGCAAAAGTTGAAACAGATTCGGGTAAGTCTTCTGAACATGCAACGAACTCATGACGAGCATCTACTCCGGCGACTTGACCAGATGCACAATCAGATTCGGCGAGTGATCCAGCAAGATTTTCTTCAAGTTGGAGAAATGAAGCATATGTCGCTTTCCCTTGTATTGCAAATGGCATCGGGATATCGCGAGGTGTACCGGTACTATCTCATGCTGATGAAAGGATTATCTATTCAGACTGACTTGTTCCGGTTGTCGGTGAAGGATTTAGCGCAACTGTACGAGTATTGGTGCTTCCTGAAAATACACCACTTATTAAGCGAAAAATACGAGCTTATCCAGCAGGATATTATTAAAGTAAATCGAGGCGGACTATTCGTGACGCTGGATCGGTCGCGAAAGGCAACGGTGAAATACCGTAATCCTCGGAACGGGGAGGAGTTTACTCTTTACTATAATGCCCTCCCTGCAGGAGAGGTTAGCAAGACGCTATCGCAGCGGCCGGACACGGTATTAACGTTGAAGAAAAGTGATTCGCCCACGGAATACAAATATATTTTTGATGCTAAATATCGCCTGAATCCGGCCTACGAAGGTACGCCCTATTGGTCGAAATACAAGCAACCTGGGCCAGAGGAAGAAGACATCAATACGATGCATCGATATCGGGATGCGATTGTATATGAGGACCCTGCTAATCAGACATATGAGCGTAGTATGTTCGGGGCGTATGTATTATTCCCGTATGCGAACGAGGAGAAGTTCCAACATCATCGCTTCTATAAGAGCATTGACTTGATTAACATCGGGGCACTGCCATTTTTGCCAAATGCAACGAAGCTAGTGGAAAAGTTCTTAGACGAAATCATAGAAGATAGCCCAGAAAAGGCCTATGAACGTTCCACACGGCCAAGAGGGACTGATCAATACTATAGAGAAAAGCTATCGGGCAAAAATGTGCTCGTCGGTGCCTTAGGCCGAACAGCCAAGCAGCAGCTAGAAGCATCATTAACGAATCACCATTACCATGTTCCGCTGCAGCAGATAACGGATCATCGTCAGCTTACCCAAATCGAGTATGTGGCATTATATCAGTCAATGAAGCAATTTGGGAGTGAAGCAGGTATACGATATTATGGCCGTGTGCAGGAATGGAAGGTTCTGCCCCGTCGCGAAATTCTGTACATCCAATCCAGCCGTGGGGTGGCGGATGAACTATATGTACTCTTCACCGTGGAGCAATGGGAAAAGCGGGAGCAACCGATTGTGCCGGGAGGCCATTACGTGTATCACGCTTTATTTACGGCGAAGCCGCTTTTTGACCGTGCTTGCGAAGTAGCGGAGCTTCGGTTAGAAAGTGAGGCGGACATACGGCTATGGCGGGAGGCACGCCGTCAAGGTAATGCGAAGGTCAAACTAGATCAGGAGCCCGCAGATTTAGCAACAAAGGTAACGCAAGTCATTCAAGAGGATTAA
- a CDS encoding extracellular solute-binding protein encodes MKRVRKFGLILTLILSLVVTACSSQPAESQQPADKPADNASADTPAASSEDTVLEISTVRAQDPYLKFDEGENFDKNAVYDAYEKDVGVRIKNQWVVDGVVNGAQFQEKLKMAIATNDIPDFFPATPAQVQQLIEADMIQDLTSVYDQYATDETKEFMQKDGGLQMKSGTFDGKLMAIPQTGNPFAPQLVWVRSDWLKELNLPEPKTMQDLMTIMEAFATKDPGGTGKAYGLALNKKFDEGALGLVGFLNGYHAYLNQWMEDGQGGLMNSDIQPEMKEALRALQEMFKKGLIDPEFAVKDMQKASEFIFSEKIGVLYGAEWTPAHLAQAAVKDGKVVQEWSVYRLPSIDGTEASTQIELGTESYYVVSKNAKHPEALIKLLNQWIEVDNHPTPEQKVYEYGKDLKEKGNNYWLLNPVMAFNLTSDNGEVLPKAIETKDESLPKTKDQKTRFERAMKYVNGEDISMWWEYLISGPNGAVSNIPYLKEHNLFHQNKFWGAPTPTMVEKREILNRKRDEIFMKIIMNQVSIDEFDKFVADWKKLGGDEITKEVNEWYAKNK; translated from the coding sequence GTGAAGAGAGTGCGGAAATTCGGATTGATTCTTACGCTCATCTTGAGTCTCGTGGTAACGGCCTGCAGCAGCCAGCCGGCAGAATCGCAGCAGCCGGCAGACAAGCCGGCGGATAATGCTTCGGCAGACACGCCTGCAGCTTCGTCGGAAGATACCGTCTTGGAAATATCGACGGTGCGTGCGCAAGACCCGTATTTGAAGTTTGACGAGGGGGAGAATTTCGACAAGAACGCCGTGTATGATGCCTACGAGAAAGACGTCGGCGTCCGCATCAAGAATCAGTGGGTTGTCGATGGCGTTGTCAACGGGGCTCAATTCCAGGAGAAGCTGAAGATGGCGATTGCAACCAATGACATTCCTGATTTCTTCCCGGCGACTCCGGCGCAGGTGCAGCAGTTGATCGAGGCCGATATGATTCAAGACTTGACCAGCGTGTACGATCAATATGCGACCGATGAGACGAAGGAGTTCATGCAGAAGGACGGCGGCCTGCAGATGAAGTCGGGCACGTTCGACGGCAAGCTGATGGCCATCCCGCAGACGGGCAACCCGTTTGCGCCGCAGCTCGTGTGGGTGCGCTCCGATTGGCTGAAGGAGCTGAACCTGCCGGAGCCGAAGACGATGCAGGATCTGATGACGATTATGGAAGCCTTCGCGACGAAGGATCCGGGCGGCACGGGGAAAGCCTACGGCTTGGCGCTGAACAAGAAGTTCGATGAAGGCGCGCTGGGACTGGTCGGCTTCCTGAACGGATACCATGCCTACCTGAATCAATGGATGGAAGACGGTCAAGGCGGCTTGATGAACAGTGACATTCAGCCGGAGATGAAGGAAGCGCTGCGCGCGCTCCAGGAGATGTTCAAGAAAGGCCTGATCGACCCGGAATTCGCGGTCAAGGATATGCAGAAAGCGTCTGAATTCATCTTCAGCGAGAAAATTGGCGTGCTGTATGGCGCGGAGTGGACGCCGGCCCATCTGGCCCAGGCTGCCGTGAAGGACGGGAAGGTTGTGCAGGAGTGGAGTGTCTACCGTCTGCCTTCCATTGACGGCACGGAAGCGTCCACGCAGATCGAATTGGGAACCGAGAGCTATTATGTCGTGTCCAAGAACGCCAAGCATCCGGAAGCGCTTATCAAGCTGCTGAACCAATGGATCGAGGTTGACAACCATCCGACGCCAGAGCAGAAGGTGTATGAATACGGCAAGGATCTGAAGGAAAAAGGCAATAACTACTGGCTGCTCAACCCTGTGATGGCATTCAACCTGACGAGCGATAACGGGGAAGTGCTGCCGAAGGCGATTGAGACGAAGGATGAGAGCCTGCCGAAGACGAAGGACCAAAAAACGCGCTTCGAACGGGCGATGAAATACGTGAATGGCGAAGATATCAGCATGTGGTGGGAATACCTCATCTCCGGACCGAACGGAGCGGTATCGAACATTCCTTACTTGAAGGAGCACAATCTGTTCCATCAGAACAAGTTCTGGGGCGCGCCGACACCGACGATGGTCGAGAAGCGGGAGATTTTGAACCGCAAACGCGATGAAATCTTCATGAAAATTATTATGAACCAAGTCTCTATCGATGAATTCGACAAGTTCGTCGCTGACTGGAAGAAGCTGGGCGGAGACGAGATTACGAAGGAAGTCAACGAATGGTATGCGAAAAATAAGTAA